The Impatiens glandulifera chromosome 3, dImpGla2.1, whole genome shotgun sequence genome contains a region encoding:
- the LOC124933016 gene encoding sugar transporter ERD6-like 4 → MSFREEGSDDGRDLKKPFLHTGSWYRMSSRQSSMMASAQAIRDSSISVVACVMIVALGPIQFGFTSGYSSPTQSAITEDLSLTVSEYSWFGSLSNVGAMVGAIASGQISEYIGRKGSLMIAAIPNIIGWITISFAKDCSFLYMGRLLEGFGVGIISYTVPVYIAEIAPQNMRGALGSVNQLSVTIGIMLAYLLGLFVHWRVLAALGALPCLVLIPGLFFIPESPRWLAKMGMTDDFETSLQVLRGFDTDITVEVNEIKRSVASTSRRTTIRFRELKQRRYWFPLMVGIGLLMLQQLTGVNGVLFYSSTIFATAGISSSNVATCGVGAVQVIATGISTWLVDKAGRRLLLIISSSMMIISLLLVSVSFFVKDLTSSGTTLYEVVCILSVVGVVCLVIGFSLGLGSIPWIIMSEILPVSIKGLAGSVATLGNWFCAWVVTMTANLLLNWSSGGTFLIYMIMSVITLIFTVLWVPETKGRTLEEIQWSFR, encoded by the exons ATGAGTTTCAGGGAAGAAGGTAGTGACGATGGAAGAGATCTTAAGAAACCGTTTCTTCACACAGGAAGTTGGTACAGGATGAGTTCAAGGCAATCAAGTATGATGGCTTCTGCTCAAGCGATTCGAGATAGTTCAATCTCTGTTGTTGCCTGTGTTATGATAGTAGCTTTGGGACCAATCCAATTCGGTTTCact TCAGGTTATTCATCGCCTACTCAATCCGCCATCACAGAGGATCTATCGCTTACAGTTTCTGAG TACTCTTGGTTTGGTTCTCTGAGTAATGTTGGCGCTATGGTTGGAGCAATTGCTAGCGGCCAGATTTCTGAGTACATTGGACGCAAAGGG TCTTTGATGATTGCAGCCATTCCGAATATCATTGGTTGGATCACTATATCCTTTGCTAAA GATTGTTCATTTTTGTACATGGGAAGATTGTTAGAAGGGTTTGGTGTTGGGATAATATCTTATACg GTACCAGTTTACATAGCGGAAATAGCACCACAAAATATGAGAGGGGCGTTGGGCTCAGTTAATCAG CTCTCTGTCACAATAGGAATAATGTTGGCTTACTTGCTTGGACTTTTTGTTCATTGGAGGGTTCTCGCAGCTCTAG GAGCTTTGCCATGTCTAGTATTAATTCCTGGCCTATTCTTCATTCCAGAGTCTCCTCGGTGGCTG GCAAAAATGGGGATGACCGATGATTTTGAAACTTCTTTGCAAGTTCTTCGGGGATTTGATACTGACATCACCGTTGAAGTAAATGAAATCAAG AGATCTGTGGCATCAACCAGCCGAAGAACCACAATCCGTTTTAGAGAACTCAAGCAGAGAAGATACTGGTTCCCCCTCATG GTAGGAATTGGACTGCTTATGTTACAACAGTTAACTGGAGTTAATGGTGTTTTATTCTACTCTAGTACCATTTTCGCAACTGCTG GAATTTCCTCTAGCAATGTTGCTACCTGTGGAGTTGGTGCTGTTCAG GTGATTGCCACTGGAATTTCTACTTGGTTGGTTGACAAGGCCGGACGTAGACTACTACTTATT ATTTCCTCCTCCATGATGATTATTAGCCTCTTGCTTGTTTCAGTATCATTCTTTGTCAAG GATTTGACTTCGTCTGGTACTACCCTTTACGAAGTAGTGTGCATTTTGTCAGTCGTTGGAGTTGTG TGCTTGGTCATCGGTTTTTCACTTGGATTGGGATCAATTCCCTGGATTATAATGTCTGAG ATCCTTCCAGTCAGTATTAAAGGCTTGGCTGGAAGTGTTGCTACATTGGGGAATTGGTTCTGTGCTTGGGTTGTCACAATGACAGCCAATTTGCTTTTGAATTGGAGCAGTGGAG GAACATTTTTGATATACATGATCATGAGTGTGATCACCTTGATATTCACTGTTCTATGGGTGCCTGAGACAAAAGGAAGGACTTTAGAAGAAATTCAATGGTCATTCAGATGA
- the LOC124933015 gene encoding 3-ketoacyl-CoA synthase 4-like, with product MKPGAEAAAQAGNGGGDRRMPDFHQTVNLKYVKLGYHYLITHLLTLCLIPLMAMIVIEASKMNPENIHHLWTHLEYNLVGIVSLSAILVFGSTAYMMTRRRPVYLVDYSCYKPPIHLQVSFDKFMDHTRRCGYFNESSIEFERKILERSGLGDETYFAEAMHYLPPRPTMAAAREEAEQVMFGALDNLFASTLIKPKEIGILVVNCSLFNPTPSLSAMIVNKYKLRGNIVSFNLGGMGCSAGVISIGLANDLLQIYKNTYAIVVSTENMTLNSYSGNDKSKLIANCLFRVGGAAVLLSNKSSDRRRSKYKLLHIVRTHKGSDDKSFRCVYQEEDTEGKIGLSLSKDLMSVAGGSLKANITTLGPLVLPISEQLWFFSTLVMKKLTNKKPKPYIPDFKLAFDHFCIHAGGRAVIDELEKNLELSPEHVEASRMTLHRFGNTSSSSIWYELAYTEAKGRVRRGERVWQIAFGSGFKCNSAVWEALTDVRPSVNNCPWEDCIDRYPVKMDGLLGNRV from the coding sequence ATGAAACCAGGAGCAGAAGCTGCAGCTCAGGCCGGCAATGGCGGAGGAGATCGGAGGATGCCAGATTTCCATCAGACGGTCAATCTCAAGTATGTGAAATTAGGTTACCATTACTTGATCACCCATTTGTTAACCCTCTGTTTGATTCCTCTAATGGCAATGATCGTGATCGAGGCATCGAAAATGAACCCAGAAAATATTCACCATTTATGGACTCACCTCGAGTATAATCTGGTCGGTATAGTAAGTTTATCAGCAATATTAGTCTTTGGATCTACCGCTTACATGATGACTCGCCGTCGTCCTGTTTATCTAGTCGATTACTCGTGTTACAAACCTCCCATTCACTTACAAGTCTCGTTCGACAAGTTCATGGATCATACTCGTCGCTGTGGATACTTCAACGAATCATCAATCGAGTTCGAGAGAAAGATTTTAGAACGATCGGGATTAGGAGACGAGACTTACTTCGCTGAGGCTATGCATTATCTTCCTCCCCGACCGACGATGGCTGCAGCGAGAGAGGAGGCAGAGCAGGTCATGTTTGGTGCTCTCGATAATCTGTTCGCTTCCACGTTAATCAAGCCAAAGGAAATAGGAATTCTAGTTGTGAATTGCAGTTTGTTCAACCCTACACCATCTCTATCCGCCATGATTGtaaacaaatacaaattaagAGGAAACATTGTGAGTTTCAATCTAGGAGGAATGGGATGCAGCGCTGGAGTAATCTCAATCGGTCTCGCAAACGATTTATTACAGATTTACAAGAACACTTACGCAATTGTTGTGAGTACAGAAAACATGACGTTGAATTCGTATTCCGGAAACGATAAATCAAAGCTGATCGCCAACTGTTTGTTTCGCGTGGGAGGCGCAGCAGTCCTGTTATCAAACAAATCATCAGATCGAAGAAGATCCAAATACAAACTTCTTCACATCGTAAGAACACATAAAGGATCCGACGACAAATCCTTCCGTTGCGTTTATCAAGAAGAAGATACAGAAGGTAAAATCGGTCTATCATTATCAAAAGATCTAATGTCAGTCGCCGGCGGATCTCTAAAAGCTAACATCACAACCCTAGGTCCACTCGTACTACCAATCAGCGAACAGTTATGGTTCTTCTCAACACTAGTAATGAAAAAACTCACGAATAAGAAACCTAAACCATACATACCTGATTTCAAACTAGCGTTTGATCATTTCTGCATACACGCCGGAGGTAGAGCGGTTATCGATGAACTTGAGAAGAATCTAGAACTTTCGCCGGAGCATGTTGAAGCTTCTAGGATGACTCTTCATCGATTTGGAAACACGTCGTCGAGCTCGATCTGGTATGAACTTGCGTATACGGAAGCGAAAGGGAGAGTGAGAAGAGGAGAGAGAGTATGGCAGATTGCTTTTGGGAGCGGTTTCAAATGTAACAGTGCCGTTTGGGAAGCTTTAACGGATGTACGGCCTTCTGTTAATAATTGTCCTTGGGAAGATTGTATTGATAGGTATCCTGTTAAGATGGATGGATTGTTAGGGAATCGGGTTTGA